From a region of the Zingiber officinale cultivar Zhangliang chromosome 10B, Zo_v1.1, whole genome shotgun sequence genome:
- the LOC122030533 gene encoding G-type lectin S-receptor-like serine/threonine-protein kinase At5g35370: protein MASLSPPHLRLLSFLFFLPFHSLAGHTAIEFLYPNFSTTYFDFVENSGVFLSSSAFSVAFQNPGGQDSRYYVVVIHARSSTTVWTANPAAPVPRSATLSLTASGLALSFPNGSPAWSTPRLSAAAAALQLLPSGELRLLDAANASLWSSFDYPTDTLLPNQLLPVSSLLTSAADENDPAPGDYRLLVTSNDAVLQWAPTSQLYWSISSDARSLKDSNLQVAYLSINATGIYLLAGDQKTAVFEMILPSTASPSSNGFHMAKLDHTGRFRQMSFSPNESLSTSFFDTDLVAPSNNCDLPNICGSLGLCVPWANNSTCRCPDSFAASGNGCSPVNSSVFTNSSSCTNDGDAGSPPSFMSLGSRIGYFGTKFSTPNNFPPNISTCQDLCSANCSCLGYLYRASSKSCYFLQHRIGSLFSVETVNSDATPIVYVKTFGRISPPSSPTRLVIVLLPATATTLLVISIAIFCFARWRRNKRGRRDETRTKSVSRWQKWPTLAELSDDEEEEKEEEIVIPGLPTRYTYAELEAATDNFQTVIGSGGFGCVYKGQLPDKSLVAVKRINAASTQQGRREFCTEIAVIGNIHHVNLVRLRGFCAESRKRLLVYDYMNRGSLDRALFVRSSSLVVLEWKQRVDVAVGAARGLAYLHAGCEHRIIHCDVKPENILLHDHNQVKIADFGLAKLMNPEQSGLFTTMRGTRGYLAPEWLTNAAISDKTDVYSFGMVLLEILRGRKNRADGSDSELTGSPSPYFPMLALEMHEQGRYEELADPRLEGNVNWAELERIVRVALCCLHEEPGSRPSMTAVVAMLEGTVPVGEPRPNSLKYLRLYGHWSRELHLRQGGSATSTTSGRSSATPPLLSYLSSQEVSGPR from the coding sequence atgGCCTCTTTGTCCCCTCCTCATCTCCGactcctctccttcctcttcttccttcccttCCACTCCCTCGCCGGACACACTGCCATCGAGTTCCTGTACCCCAATTTCTCCACTACTTACTTCGACTTCGTCGAAAACTCCGGTGTCTTCCTCTCGTCCTCAGCCTTCTCCGTTGCCTTCCAAAACCCTGGCGGCCAGGATTCCCGATACTATGTCGTCGTCATCCACGCCCGCTCCAGCACCACCGTCTGGACCGCCAACCCTGCGGCTCCCGTGCCCCGATCCGCCACTCTCTCCCTCACGGCGTCCGGCCTCGCCCTCTCCTTCCCCAACGGCTCGCCCGCCTGGTCGACCCCACGCctttccgccgccgccgccgccctccAGCTGCTCCCCTCAGGCGAGCTCCGTCTCCTCGACGCTGCCAACGCTTCCCTTTGGTCATCCTTCGATTACCCGACCGATACGCTCCTTCCTAACCAGCTCCTCCCCGTCTCTTCCTTGCTCACTTCCGCCGCCGATGAAAACGACCCGGCCCCTGGTGATTACCGCCTCCTCGTCACCTCCAACGACGCCGTGCTGCAGTGGGCCCCGACCTCGCAACTCTACTGGTCGATCTCCTCGGACGCACGCTCCCTCAAAGATTCCAACTTGCAGGTTGCTTACCTCTCCATCAACGCAACAGGGATTTACCTCCTCGCCGGCGACCAGAAAACTGCCGTCTTCGAGATGATCTTGCCCTCCACGGCTTCGCCCTCCTCCAACGGATTCCACATGGCAAAGCTGGACCATACCGGTCGGTTTCGGCAAATGAGCTTCTCGCCGAACGAGTCCCTGTCGACCTCCTTCTTCGATACCGACCTCGTGGCGCCGAGCAACAACTGCGATCTCCCGAACATATGTGGCTCGCTGGGCCTCTGCGTCCCGTGGGCCAACAACTCCACCTGCAGATGCCCGGATTCTTTCGCTGCGTCGGGTAACGGATGCTCCCCTGTCAACAGCTCTGTTTTCACGAATTCCTCCTCATGCACTAACGATGGCGACGCTGGATCACCGCCGTCATTTATGAGCTTGGGAAGCCGAATTGGCTACTTCGGGACTAAATTCTCCACACCAAACAATTTCCCACCGAACATCTCGACTTGCCAAGATCTCTGTTCCGCCAATTGCTCCTGTCTCGGCTACTTATATAGAGCCTCGTCCAAGTCGTGTTATTTCCTTCAACACCGAATCGGCTCCCTATTTTCCGTTGAGACGGTAAACAGCGACGCGACGCCCATCGTCTATGTCAAGACATTTGGCCGGATATCACCACCTTCCTCTCCCACCCGTTTGGTAATCGTCTTATTACCAGCCACCGCAACGACTCTGCTGGTGATCTCGATTGCCATTTTCTGCTTTGCAAGGTGGAGAAGGAACAAGCGCGGGAGAAGAGACGAGACACGGACCAAATCAGTCTCCAGATGGCAGAAGTGGCCGACACTTGCTGAGTTGTCCGACgacgaggaggaggagaaagaggaagagatcgtGATCCCCGGTCTGCCCACCCGGTACACCTATGCTGAGCTCGAAGCGGCCACCGACAACTTCCAGACGGTGATCGGCTCCGGAGGATTCGGGTGCGTTTACAAGGGGCAACTCCCAGACAAGTCCCTCGTCGCCGTGAAGCGGATCAACGCCGCCAGCACGCAGCAGGGCCGGCGGGAATTCTGCACTGAGATCGCCGTCATCGGCAACATCCACCACGTCAACCTCGTCCGCCTTCGCGGCTTTTGCGCGGAGAGCCGCAAGCGGCTACTGGTCTACGACTACATGAACCGTGGCTCCCTCGACCGTGCGCTCTTTGTCCGTAGCTCCAGCCTGGTCGTTCTCGAGTGGAAGCAACGGGTCGACGTTGCGGTGGGAGCCGCGCGCGGGCTCGCCTACCTCCACGCCGGATGCGAGCACAGGATCATCCACTGCGACGTGAAGCCGGAGAACATCCTGCTCCACGATCACAACCAGGTCAAGATTGCGGACTTCGGGTTGGCCAAGCTGATGAACCCGGAGCAGTCTGGGCTCTTCACCACCATGAGGGGGACGCGCGGCTACCTAGCGCCGGAATGGCTCACCAACGCCGCCATCTCCGATAAGACAGACGTGTACAGCTTCGGGATGGTGCTGCTGGAGATATTACGGGGGCGAAAAAATCGCGCCGACGGAAGCGACTCAGAGTTGACCGGCTCCCCGTCTCCGTACTTCCCGATGTTGGCTTTGGAGATGCACGAGCAGGGTAGGTACGAGGAATTGGCTGACCCGAGGCTGGAGGGGAACGTGAACTGGGCGGAGCTGGAGAGGATCGTCAGGGTGGCCCTGTGCTGCCTGCACGAGGAGCCGGGGAGTCGGCCGAGCATGACGGCGGTGGTGGCGATGCTGGAGGGGACGGTACCGGTAGGTGAGCCGCGGCCGAACTCGCTAAAATATTTGAGGCTGTACGGACACTGGTCACGGGAATTGCACTTGAGGCAAGGAG
- the LOC122030102 gene encoding protein FAF-like, chloroplastic yields the protein MSVDVLQSPFQIEKHGWLAREEQQNHAPVEMIAVEDNKLRPNNQLGIWSRIQAEKVTEPPPAAPYLHPLVRRRSLSSMSLQICTERLGSETGSDDFTLLHDAVETEHAEKQSVEFVHEESIVVVDRAEERYREAKGTMLVNYHCSIGRRTSARCFPPPLRSIALSDGRPCLKMRPHRRDGRLVIEAVPSPSRKYLHAQREYGRLILCFVEPASDAMAFQQAEERRQFEEDIMEENEADEKELEEGAEAIVSSQPRQQGGGQASCGESVTTAATGATTVMATLGLGGKAEQSNELSLTSKRRDREEMLRRCSELRGTAWFICDPCIATSY from the coding sequence ATGTCGGTAGATGTACTTCAATCTCCATTCCAGATCGAGAAGCACGGATGGCTGGCTCGGGAGGAGCAGCAAAATCAtgctccggtggagatgatcgcCGTGGAAGATAACAAGCTGAGACCCAATAATCAATTAGGCATATGGAGTCGCATTCAGGCTGAGAAGGTAACCGAGCCGCCGCCAGCGGCGCCTTACCTTCATCCTCTAGTTCGACGTCGCTCCTTGAGCTCGATGAGCCTCCAGATTTGCACGGAGAGACTCGGGTCGGAGACCGGCTCCGACGACTTCACCCTACTCCATGACGCCGTTGAAACAGAGCATGCGGAAAAGCAGAGCGTTGAATTCGTGCACGAGGAGAGCATCGTGGTTGTCGACAGAGCAGAGGAGCGCTATCGCGAAGCGAAGGGGACGATGCTGGTGAACTACCATTGCTCCATCGGCAGGAGGACGTCGGCTCGGTGTTTTCCGCCGCCGCTTCGGTCCATCGCTCTCAGCGACGGGCGGCCCTGCCTCAAAATGCGGCCCCACCGCCGCGACGGTCGCCTGGTGATAGAGGCTGTGCCGTCGCCGTCGAGGAAGTACCTCCACGCCCAGCGCGAGTACGGGCGCCTAATCTTATGCTTCGTGGAGCCTGCGTCCGACGCTATGGCATTTCAGCAAGCAGAAGAGAGACGTCAGTTCGAGGAAGACATTATGGAAGAAAACGAAGCAGATGAGAAGGAGCTTGAGGAGGGAGCGGAGGCGATAGTGAGCAGCCAGCCCCGGCAACAGGGCGGCGGCCAGGCGAGCTGCGGCGAAAGCGTTACAACAGCTGCGACTGGAGCGACAACTGTGATGGCGACGCTAGGACTCGGAGGGAAGGCAGAGCAGAGCAACGAATTGTCGTTGACATCGAAGCGGCGCGATCGGGAGGAGATGCTGCGGAGGTGCAGCGAGCTGAGGGGGACAGCTTGGTTCATTTGTGATCCCTGCATTGCAACTTCCTATTAA
- the LOC122029802 gene encoding uncharacterized protein LOC122029802, translating into MALTSAVTMSKPAISFSRPFTGSETFFQPLMLPAHTASGRRPGAQLKVRALSSSEKEKALGGLAAAAMVAALVIPEVAEAAQPGISPSLKNFLLSIVSGGVVVGVIAGAVVAVSNFDPVKRS; encoded by the coding sequence ATGGCATTGACTTCCGCTGTCACCATGTCGAAGCCGGCGATCAGCTTCAGCCGACCCTTCACGGGCTCAGAAACCTTCTTTCAGCCACTCATGTTGCCTGCTCACACGGCGTCGGGGCGGCGGCCCGGCGCCCAGCTCAAGGTCCGGGCACTATCATCATCGGAGAAGGAAAAGGCCCTGGGCGGGCTGGCAGCGGCCGCAATGGTGGCCGCGCTAGTGATCCCGGAGGTGGCAGAGGCGGCACAGCCAGGCATCTCGCCGTCGCTGAAGAACTTCCTCCTTAGCATCGTCTCCGGCGGGGTGGTGGTCGGCGTGATCGCAGGAGCCGTTGTCGCCGTCTCCAACTTCGACCCTGTGAAGCGGAGCTGA